From the genome of Mucilaginibacter paludis DSM 18603:
ACCGCTATAACCGATATACAAAAAAACCTTTGGGTGAGTGTTCTACGTACGACGAGAAAAAAATAGTCTACAAAGATTTAATTGGGTTATTAAAAAAGAACAATCCTGATTTCAATCTCAATACTGCTATCAATAGAGTGGAGATAAGGAGGAACACGTTTACAGCAATCAGAGAGCTTTTTCTAAATTCAAATTTATCAAGCTGGGCAGAAAGCAGCTTTCTCGAACTTAGCAGTGGCGTATTATTTACCCATGAACAATTCGCAACGGAAAACGATTTATTGGTCAACATTTTACAAGATAAATACAGTTTGCTTTATGATCATAGAAACAGATGCGCTCATAATACGCAATCATACCAGGAGAATTTGCCAACGCTCGCTACGATATTGAGCAAAAACTATAAGGACGACAATTATTTTGTCAGGTTTACTTTGCTTATTTTGATAGACAACATCTTTAGGGCGCTGTATGACAAATACCTTGCAATTATGGAAGAGGGTTAATTCTGTAGTAATATTTCCATAACTGAAATAATAAAGTTATTCGTATGACATACGACCAGGCAAAAGAAATTCACCAGCATTTAATTGACGAACTCATTAGAAATGGGTTTTCCTACGTCGATGACCAAATAAATATCCGGTTAACCGAGAATCGGGGTGACGAAGAAATCTTAAATATCACCAGCCGCCCTTCGAGACACCTGTTTTTCTATATCGAAAATGCCATTGACATTTTAGAAAATTCCTGCGCGAATAATTACGACGAGATCGTAAAACGGTTTCAAAGCAATGTATCGGGTGAGCAGATAACAGGTATTGACGTATTACTGGTAGACGGTACGACGTTTGACTTGTCGCAGATGCCCAACCATAAGCCCGTGATAGACATGCTTCGTGCAGTACGGTCTGAGCTACGTGAATCTTCTAATAATAATGAATAACATGGTGCCACTTTCAACCGCTGACTTTACCAGGATAAAAGATACCATTTCCAAATCCCTCAGTGCAATTGCTGCCGTTACCCCGGCTGCAATCGGTCATATTCTGCCCAAAACTGAAGTGGTGGGCAAATTATATGAGGCCCATGTGTTAAGCCGGATGATTCAAGACCTTCACCATATAGAGGGGTTGAAAGTAGACCTGATCGGTACTGGTGGCAGGGTCATGCTAAAACAGAAAGGCGGGCCGATTAATAGGGCTTTCCCCTATTTCAAGCTGTATAAAAAAGGTATTCTTTTCGCTGAGCTTTTTACCGACACCTATTTTAGCACCCTCAGTTATAGCGATATTGGCGGAACACTGGAAAGATCAAGTTATCACGAATTGGATATTGCCTTGTTGAAACCAAACTGTGCGGGAACTCCCTCTTTTGACCAGGTATTCATTGCGGCAGAGTGTAAAGCAACCGACATGCAGAAAAGCATTTTCAGGGAGATACTTGGATTTAGACGGGAATTAGGCTGTTTGGTGCCTGGCGGAATCCCCACCAATTTCGATCACTGGCCGGAAACACACATCCGTTGTAATCCGGCATCTGTTCACATTTTCTATTGCACCGATAAAACAGTAGATGACTACAAGGAAAACGCCAAAACATACGGTATAGTTCTAAAGCACGAACCAATGAGTTGAGCGGCGAAGCACGGCAGAATGTTTACGATTTGAGGAAAAACCAACAATAAAAACACCTCCATTTTCCAATATAATTTGACCAAATAAAGTTAAATTGTGGCTCATGTTTATGGTTGAGTTAAATATTAACACTTATTGGTTAATGTTATATTAATTGTAGGAATAAGTACAACCTTAAAAAATTAAGTGATTGAGGTGCCTTGATAATCTATTTCAGTTTGTAAAAAGACAGTAGCAAATTAACGGAAGGGCTACTCACTTAGTCATCGTCGCTATGTTTTTATTTATCCAAACCTTGGTGTAACCCATTTTAAAACCCCTATATTTAGTTTGAAATTGTGCCTGGTAATGATAAAAAACAGGAATTCAAAATCGGTGCAAAATGAAATATCTATTCGTACTCATTCTTTTTTTTTCCAACATTCCTTTGAACGCTCAAAATATAAAGGATAAAGAGCGAATTGTTGAAAAATGGACGAAAGCAACAGTCAATGTTCTATGCTATTCGAAATTGCAAAGAGACTGGTTGTTGAGTTTAGACAGCGTTTTCAGTGCGGGTAAGATCGATTCCGTTTCCTATCAAAACTATATATACCAGCTAATCGCTTTAGGTAGCACAGGTACCGCGATATGGCTAACGTATCAAAATCATAATTTTCTACTTACAGCCAGGCATGTGCTTGAAGATGTCTCAATAAGTAAAGGGAGCTGTTTTAGCGAAATCCATATCATAGAAAACGACACCATTCACTCCATAGACCGATCAAAATTTGAGCCTCGTCCACATCGGACTTTTGCGGCTGAGGTAGGCACTCCCTCAGATAAGTTATTTGTAAATAATACGAAGTTATTTAAATTCTCTCCGGTAGATGATGATATGGCAGTTGTCAATATTGATTCGTCCTATTACGCTTATGGGCTATTCAAATTTCTGAGATTGAGTGGCTTTCAACCAGTCGGGATAGAAGATATCGACACTCTTTTCAAAGTTAAAAATGGCGATCCAGTGTTCGCAATTGGTTATCCTAATGAATCCGTAACGAAACGAAAGAATACCAAAGAACTTCCCACAAGCTATGCTTTGGCAACCAGCCCGATCTATACGATACCTATCATCACCAACGGAGTTATTTCCGATATCAATAATGGCAAAAACACCTTTGAGATAGATGTTTTTACTTATCATGGGTTTTCAGGCGGGCCAATTATCAACAAAAAGGGTAAGCTGATTGGTATTACTCATGGAGCCTCAACACCACGCAAAAGTAATTCTAAGGGAAACTATTTGGAATATCATGGCGAGTTTAAAAAGTCGACACTCCTGATACCGCTGCTTCATGATGTTATCACCCAGGTTCAATCTCAACAGATGCAGGCCCGGAGCTTCTGATCAGATAAATTGGCTTGATGTTGTCCATATAAACTATTGTGTTATGATTTGCTCAATTAACCAAAACTATTCTTTTGGGCTTTCGACAATTATTAGGGTAAAAACGCGACCCTTATTCCTTGCCTTCTGTGTAATATACTATATCACAGGTATCGGTATGCCGCTCGTTTTCGATCTTTATTTTCACCAACACTTTTCCATCGGGCAATTAATTTCCGGTATCAGCCACTTTTGGGCAACACTTTTTACCGTTATTATTGCTGGCCTTACGTACACTTTTTTGATGTACGGCATGCTAAAAAAAGCTGGTGAGATTCCCCGGAAACCGGTTTGGCAAATCTTACTCATACACATCATTGTTCTATCGGGCATTTTCGGCCTTATGTTGGCTATCTCAAAAAGTATGCTCACCACGGTAACCGCGGTAGCCGGGCTAACGATGTATGTCGGCATTTGTCGGTTTATGACTATCAGAAACTTGTTCTTTCATATACAGATGCTTGACGATACCAACTTGATTCAATGGCATTTCCTATAAACCTGGTTAGTATTCACTCCCACCCATATAATACCGAAAAAATCCGCTCCCTAATCTTTGACCCCTGCTAAAGTTCAAAAAAGCCAAGCCCTTTGGCTTTGGGCTTGGGGCGAACTTCTTATTTCGTCCACCCGTACAAGACCTTTGCGAAGGCATTTGTTGGGCGTCCCGTCAAATCAATTCATGCAACTGTAAGGCAGCGAGAATAATACTTATGAATAATAACCAGATGATAATTCAATTGCCTGTTACATAGTTTTTTACATAAGTAAAGTCTTGCATTTGTGAAATAATATGTTTATTTTTCACATTACCTAAACCAACTGATCATGAAAACAAAATTTACCCTATTGGCCCTGTCTTTGTTCTGTTTTATGAAGCCTATTTTTAGCCAAACCATTCCCATTGGATTTACCAATCAAAAGGCATTCCCGATCCCTTTGAGCGGGATCGAAAAAACGAACAAAACTCTTTTAACACAGGGTGGAACTAAGACCAAATATGTTTCCGTTGATGCCAGCAATTATGTCAGTTTAGCACAACGGTTAGAATCAAACGCCGATTCGGTTGAAAGGGTTATCGCCATCGCTTATCAAGCTAATTTTGGCAAATTGGATATATCCAATACCGATGCGTTAAATGCAAACATTAAAGCCTTGAACGATAAAAGATCAGCAGATATGAAACAGGTATCAGCCGCTCGGAAAGCCGCTAAAGGTTACCGATATTTGGCAAGGACTGCCAATAATTTCAATTTCTTTTTTGTTAAAGATGCCATTGATGCGGAGATGTATTACAACGGTACTTTGAGTGACAATAAAGCCAAGTTCCTAAGTAATTCGTTGTTGGCTTTTAGTTCTGATGGAGGCAAGGCTTCTATTTATAATGAAATTTATGCAGATTATTACGGGCCTATCCGTGTCGGATTCGGAGCATTGATCAGTAATAAGCAAACCCCTTCCACAACAACGCCAGATCCCAATGAAACAAAGAATGATGCCGTTCAAAGGTTATTGGGCGGTGGCGGTAACGGCGTATTTAGTTTTAGCTATCCTATTCTGGATGTGCAAAGTAAGAATGCCTTCTTTGTTAAACTGGCGGCATCGCCCAAACTCGCCTTAGACGTTCCTAAAATTGGCACGGATAACAGTGCTTACGCCGTAAACTATAACCTCGGTGTTGAAGGTTCTATTTTTTATACCGGTGCTTTAAATGTGCTTACCTTTTATACAAATTTCAGATTCGCGCAACTTGCCGGGAACGGCCTCTTTTATGACAACTTAACGAAAACTGACCATAAGTCTTTTAACATGAATCAATTGTCGTTTGGTTTTGCCATTACTTCAACTTTCCGCCTGAGTTATAATTACTATTTCGGCGACGGCTTTGTTACTTCTAATTTTCCGCAAACCATATCTTTTACAATTATTCCGCAGTAAACATTGACCAAGCTCTTTTATTCATTTAAAAACCCTATCTATGAAGTTTAGCTTCCTGGTTATGCTATTGCTTTGTTTATTGACTTGTGTTCAAGGACAAGTATTGCATGCCTTCTTATTTTGCAAAACGAACGATAAAAACATCGGCAAATTTATCGGTATCAATTATGTAAATATGGAGAACCAGTTAAAGGTTATTGCTGCTGCTTTAAAATACAAATATGGTGACCACCATTTAACATCTGTAGATTACAATTTACACCAGGTAAATGACACTTTAAATCATACAGATATTAAACCGGATGATATCGTTGTACTCTATTTTAGTACACATGGCGGCAGGACAAAAAATCATACCGGCATGTTCCCGCTACTTGATATACCTGATTCCGCAATTGAATCATTTAAGGAGCATCTTATTCTATTGAATAAACAGCCGAAAATTCTAATTACGATCATTGAGGCTTGCAATGGCTATGCGATGTTGGAAAAACAAGATCGGTTCATCATGGGATTGCAATCAGGCATCGTAAGCCTGCAAGAAAAATTAGACCCCAACCAAACTGCCAACCTGAAGAAGTTGTTTACCACGGCATGTGAGATCATCGTAACCGCAGGTGAGGTGGGAAAGGACACCTATACCGGCCCGGATGGCTCACCTTTTACCGGCTATTTTCTTCGGTCATTAAATGAATACATAGCTTACAATGAAAAGAAAAGATCCGAGGTCAATTGGTCGAATGTTTTAGACCGTGCTAAAACCTATACCAGTAACTGGACAGCAACGACCCCAATACCTACACATCCGATTTGGCAACTTCGGCAATGTGGTACACCGATTTTTATAAGTGGGGAGGTAAAATACCTGCAAAGCTTTGATGCAGTAGAAAAGCGAGATGTAAGCTTAAAAATAACGTCGAGAAGAAGACTGAGATTTAAAAACCCTTATGACGTTACCTTAAATGTCATTAATGCCTCTAACAACCCTATAGATAGTGTGCAATATTTTTTACATTACACAATGGAACACCCGGTGCTTACTATGACAAACCCGGAACAAGACTTTTATTTAAGTATGGCGCTATGGGGTACGTTTCCCATTAAAGCCAAAGTTTTCTTTGCGGATGGCAAAGTGTATGACCTTTATAAAAATTTCGATTTCAGCAAGAAGTTCAAACTCTTTTAGGTCACGAGAAATAAACACCACCAGCCCATTTCCATTTGCTATTTGCTTGACGGAAAACCGGACTTGAAATCATAACGATATATTATCATCATGACGGCAATTTTGGCCGTTTCAGGCAGCCTGGTGACGACAGTAAAGACTGCTGTAGGTTGTACCGAATTTGTTGATTTGTCCAGGTTTATGCCTATCAAAAACGTATTCTTCCAAGTCGAACTACTTGAAAATGCAAATGTGATCCAATGGCAGTTCTTGTAACCCGAATGTGTTTAAGATTTGAATTTTGCCGCATTATAGCTATATTTGTGATACAATTCGGATATATGTTCTTTGAGATCAACTGTCCCTAATAGGCAGGCGATCATTATAATATCAGGGCTTTTATAACAATATTTAGGAAGGATGGGGAGAAATCTTAATTCGTGGCAGTTTTTTTTACCCGAATACAAGGAATTGATTATGAGGTCTTTATAAGACCAGTTCGAATCTCTCCTTCTCCACACGCGGGATTCCGCTATGATTTTGATTAGGCTGCTCCAAAAAGAGCCGCATTTTTATTTGATTATCAGAAAGTTATGATTGAACACGGAATGTATCGAAGGTGTTCTAACTACCCCTTTATTTCAAAGAAAAAACTATCAGCCCGCAACTAAGACGAGCTGGTACAAAAAGTTTTGAATTTTAAGTGGCTTTATAGAATACGGTCTTCCAGGAACGTCCGGCGCCAATTAAGTTTGATTTTGCGTTGGCCTGAACAGAAATAGACTTGCCATCATTGCTAAACTTCCAAACCTCTGTTACGTCAACAAACATTTGTTTCTGAACATTTACATGGTAAGGAGTGGCAACCATCAGATGTACAATTGAGTTCACAGTCACAGTTTTTCCATCAGCTGACAATTTTACGGTAAACTTCTTTCCTCTTCCCGGGCCATGATCAATTTCGCTTGCTTTACCGTCAAAGGCCAGTTTCTCCCGGCTGGTAACAGCAGCTGCGCCCGGAAACGAGCTTGACACCTCTACGGTTAAAAAATTTGCCCCCTCTGTTATTTTCATTGTTTTTGCTAGCATACGATCTCCCGAGTTATAGCAGCAAACAATATTTCCGTCCATAGCTATCGACTCTTTGGCACTCCATTCGCCGGAGAAGCTCGCGCGATGAGTGCCATTTTTTTGCTGAGCCAGCGCAGGAAAATAAATTAGTCTAACCGTGATGATAGCCAGAACGTACAAAACATGTCTTTTATTTTTCATATCTTATTAAAATTGATCGAGCAAATCTACCCTGGCATCCTTTAGCTTGAAGAATTTGTATTGTAAATAAAAATGTAAACTTTGTAAAAATCGTAAGCAGTATGTTTGATGGCTGAAATATCCTCTCAGGAACGGCAAGTTCTTCTTTATATTGACTGCATTTTTATTTTTGGGATCAGCTAAGCGTCTTTCTCTTTTATAATGGAAAGCAGCTTTTCAATCAGCGTGGCAAGCGTATCAAAAAAGGATTGGTTTATTATAAATCTAAAACTTACAACAAATATAGGTGGAAGAACATCGAACCACTTTTGACAATGAATTCCTGCGTGGTATTTTGTTGATTAACAAAAAGTTGGGAGCAAAAAAACTGGACAGATTCAGAATTATCTGACCTGTCCAGTGTAGTGGTGGCTACTTTACAAATTTCGAACTATTTCCTGTCTGATATGCCTTTAATTGCTCCTTTGAGTTTATAATCAATTGGGTTCAAGGCTACGTTTAAACCCCAATATATTAAGTTTCCAGCTTAACCACTTATTGCCTTGCATCCGCTTCATAATGTAGAATCTCCGACCCAACAAGTGGGAATGCTTTCAATTAGCCTGTAGTAAGAGACAGCCATAATTGTTCGAAGTTAGAACTTCGAATAGCGAGGAAATTTCATTGTTAATTATCACTCAAAAAACTTTTCTTAATTGATTTCTTACCTTGAAGCGATAAGCAAAATGTCTGTTAAATCGCACTATTCATTTTTTAAATAAACCTGAACCTGTCCCTAATTTCGCTTTTGTATGTTTTTCCTATCGGGATCTCATTCTCATCTACCCACAAGCGATTTTCGTGTATCTTTTTTACGCTGTTAACATTAATAATGAAAGATCGGTGTATTCTGACCAACTCTTTTGCAAAAGACAACTTCTCTTCTAAAAAACTCAAATTTTCACTAAAAAGGATGCTTGCTATGTTGTTTTCATTACCATTCTTATAAGTCAGGTTGCAGTAGCTTCCTTCGGCTTTAAGGTATAGAATATCGGTTATCATAATTTTTTTAAATCCCTGAACGTCTCTCACAAAAATAGATTCATTAATCAGGTAAGATGAGTTGTTAGCTCGCATCAGGAGCAACTCGTGGCTTTTTATCGCTTTTATAGCCAGATCAAGAGCTACCGAAATATCAAGCCGAGTAAAGGGTTTGGTTATATATTGTACCGTATTGGTTTCGTAAATCGCTTTTTTTCGTAAATATTCATCTTTATTGTCAGTTATATAAATAATCGGCGCCGTACTAATCTTCCTGATCTCGATAGAAGTATCAATTCCATTAAGCTGACCGGCAAGGTGTATATCCATAATAATAATATCGGCAAAGCCCGGCTTAAAATTTTCTAATGTTTCCTTACCCGATCTGAATACGGCCGGAACCTCATAGCCCATTCCTTCCAGCATCAGTTTTAACGATTCGGCAATTATCAATTCATCCTCTACGATCAGAATTCTTACATTTTCCATTACCCGGTAATTAGCATCTTTTGAGCAGATTAAGTACGTAATTATGTTTTAAACCGCCAAAACATCATTGCATTTTCTTTCGCACAACAACCTGGCACACTGGCAAGGCAATGGCTTACGTTCGCAAGCTTTGTTCTTACATGTCGGAACATAATCCTAATTTCAACTATGCAAATTAGAGAATGAAAAGGGAATTATTGGTACTATCGGTCGCTATCTTGTTAATCGCAGCTTGTACAAAAAGCCCGGATAACACACCACCATCGCAGCAGAGTAATACTGATCCGGTTGTTACCAATACACCACCAATTATACAATGGCAAAAGAGTTTTGGCGGCAGTGGCGATGAATCGGCCAACGCTATACAGCAAACCAAAGATGGCGGTTATATTATTGCAGGCACATCAAACTCTAATAATGGCGATGTGAGCGGCAATCATGGTAAAGAAGATTTCTGGGTTTTGAAGTTAAACAGTGCAGGTAGCATAGAGTGGCAAAAATCGTACGGCGGCAGCAGCAGCGATTATGCAACATCGGTTAAACAAACTAATGATGGCGGATATATTGTTTCCGGGCAAACCTTTTCTAAAGATGGCGATATAACAAACAATACCAGCACGATAGGCGGATCATTTTGGGTGATCAAGCTCAGCAGTGCCGGAGCCCTGCAATGGCAGGAATGCCTCGCATTAAATACGGTAGGTTGCGGTGCTGCCGACATTCAGCAAACTACCGAAGGCGGTTACGT
Proteins encoded in this window:
- a CDS encoding S1 family peptidase, whose protein sequence is MKYLFVLILFFSNIPLNAQNIKDKERIVEKWTKATVNVLCYSKLQRDWLLSLDSVFSAGKIDSVSYQNYIYQLIALGSTGTAIWLTYQNHNFLLTARHVLEDVSISKGSCFSEIHIIENDTIHSIDRSKFEPRPHRTFAAEVGTPSDKLFVNNTKLFKFSPVDDDMAVVNIDSSYYAYGLFKFLRLSGFQPVGIEDIDTLFKVKNGDPVFAIGYPNESVTKRKNTKELPTSYALATSPIYTIPIITNGVISDINNGKNTFEIDVFTYHGFSGGPIINKKGKLIGITHGASTPRKSNSKGNYLEYHGEFKKSTLLIPLLHDVITQVQSQQMQARSF
- a CDS encoding pYEATS domain-containing protein; translation: MKFSFLVMLLLCLLTCVQGQVLHAFLFCKTNDKNIGKFIGINYVNMENQLKVIAAALKYKYGDHHLTSVDYNLHQVNDTLNHTDIKPDDIVVLYFSTHGGRTKNHTGMFPLLDIPDSAIESFKEHLILLNKQPKILITIIEACNGYAMLEKQDRFIMGLQSGIVSLQEKLDPNQTANLKKLFTTACEIIVTAGEVGKDTYTGPDGSPFTGYFLRSLNEYIAYNEKKRSEVNWSNVLDRAKTYTSNWTATTPIPTHPIWQLRQCGTPIFISGEVKYLQSFDAVEKRDVSLKITSRRRLRFKNPYDVTLNVINASNNPIDSVQYFLHYTMEHPVLTMTNPEQDFYLSMALWGTFPIKAKVFFADGKVYDLYKNFDFSKKFKLF
- a CDS encoding LytR/AlgR family response regulator transcription factor, translating into MENVRILIVEDELIIAESLKLMLEGMGYEVPAVFRSGKETLENFKPGFADIIIMDIHLAGQLNGIDTSIEIRKISTAPIIYITDNKDEYLRKKAIYETNTVQYITKPFTRLDISVALDLAIKAIKSHELLLMRANNSSYLINESIFVRDVQGFKKIMITDILYLKAEGSYCNLTYKNGNENNIASILFSENLSFLEEKLSFAKELVRIHRSFIINVNSVKKIHENRLWVDENEIPIGKTYKSEIRDRFRFI